In Lemur catta isolate mLemCat1 chromosome 1, mLemCat1.pri, whole genome shotgun sequence, one DNA window encodes the following:
- the R3HDM4 gene encoding R3H domain-containing protein 4 — protein sequence MVALENPEGGPEVATAEGAPGGRRLLPLPGCLPTLASSQVKRLSASKRKQHFINQAVRNSDLVPKAKGRKSLQRLENTQYLLTLLETDGGPPGPEDGDLAHPAAPGIFAEACNNATYMEVWNDFMNRSGEEQERVLRYLEDEGRSKARRRGPGRGEDQRREDPAYTPRECFQRISRRLRTVLKRSRIPMETLETWEERLLRFFSVSPQAVYTAMLDNSFERLLLHAVCQYMDLISASADLEGRRQMKVSNRHLDFWPPGLLLSAYLEQHS from the exons ATGGTCGCTCTGGAGAACCCGGAGGGCGGCCCGGAGGTGGCGACGGCGGAGGGCGCCCCGGGCGGGCGGCGGCTGCT GCCTCTTCCGGGCTGTCTGCCCACTCTGGCCAGCTCCCAGGTGAAGAGACTTTCGGCTTCCAAGCGGAAGCAACACTTCATCAACCAGGCGGTGAGGAACTCAGACCTCGTGCCCAAGGCCAAGGGGCGGAAGAGCCTCCAGCGCCTGGAGAACa CCCAGTACCTCTTGACCCTGTTGGAGACAGACGGGGGCCCGCCTGGCCCGGAGGACGGGGACTTGGCACACCCCGCGGCACCAGGCATCTTCGCGGAGGCCTGCAACAATGCCACCTACATGGAG GTCTGGAACGACTTCATGAACCGCTCCGGGGAGGAGCAGGAGCGAGTCCTCCGCTACCTGGAGGATGAGGGCAGGAGCAAGGCCCGGAGGCGTGGTCCTGGCCGCGGGGAGGACCAGCGGAGAG AGGACCCGGCCTACACGCCCCGCGAGTGCTTTCAGCGCATCAGTCGGCGTCTGCGAACCGTGCTCAAGCGGAGCCGCATCCCCATG GAGACACTGGAGACCTGGGAGGAGCGGCTGCTCAGGTTCTTCTCCGTGTCCCCCCAGGCCGTGTACACGGCCATGCTGGACAACAG CTTCGAGAGGCTCCTGCTTCACGCTGTCTGCCAGTACATGGACCTCATCTCGGCCA GTGCAGACCTGGAGGGCAGGCGGCAGATGAAAGTCAGCAATCGTCACCTGGACTTTTGGCCACCAGGGCTGCTCCTGTCTGCCTACCTGGAGCAGCACAGCTGA